The Edaphobacter sp. 12200R-103 genome contains a region encoding:
- the hemL gene encoding glutamate-1-semialdehyde 2,1-aminomutase gives MPLQHSRSRLLQQKAEAVFPGGVNSPVRAFRSVGGDPPFLTHAEGAWLYDEDGNRYLDLFGSWGPMILGHAFPTAVEAIRDAAGRSASFGASTASESQLAALVQRCFPSVEKLRFVSSGTEACMSAIRLARGFTGRDFIIKFEGCYHGHSDAMLVKAGSGVATLGIPGSAGVPAETVMHTLALPFNDLDAVRGAFAARPGQIACVILEPIIGNAGTIPPAPGYLEGLRRITEQHGALLIIDEVMTGFRVTLGGAQRLYNVRPDLTTLGKIIGGGLPCGAFGGRADVMNCLAPLGPVYQAGTLSGNPLAMAAGIATLEHLIANEQTVYPQLDRTTQAIAQGVATIAKEKGVTLTTNQVGSMFTWFFTDKPVTDFASASASDTVRFGQFHRAMLDAGVWLPPSQFEAAFVSTAHSQQDVDFVLEAARKALS, from the coding sequence ATGCCTCTCCAGCACAGCCGTTCCCGCCTTCTGCAGCAGAAAGCCGAGGCCGTCTTTCCCGGCGGCGTCAACTCACCCGTCCGCGCCTTTCGCTCGGTCGGAGGCGATCCTCCCTTTCTGACCCATGCCGAAGGAGCCTGGCTCTACGACGAGGACGGCAACCGCTACCTCGACCTCTTCGGCTCCTGGGGACCCATGATCCTCGGGCATGCTTTTCCGACCGCCGTCGAGGCCATCCGCGACGCCGCCGGTCGCAGCGCCAGCTTCGGGGCTTCCACTGCGTCTGAAAGTCAGCTCGCGGCACTCGTCCAGAGATGCTTCCCTTCTGTGGAAAAACTGCGCTTCGTCTCCTCGGGGACCGAGGCCTGCATGTCGGCCATCCGCCTGGCTCGCGGCTTCACCGGCCGAGACTTCATCATCAAGTTCGAAGGCTGCTATCACGGCCACTCCGACGCCATGCTGGTCAAGGCCGGCAGCGGAGTCGCCACCCTCGGCATCCCCGGCTCCGCCGGCGTCCCCGCCGAGACCGTGATGCACACCCTGGCGCTGCCCTTCAACGACCTCGACGCCGTCCGCGGCGCTTTCGCCGCCCGTCCCGGCCAGATCGCCTGCGTCATCCTCGAGCCCATCATCGGGAACGCCGGAACCATCCCTCCCGCCCCCGGCTACCTCGAAGGTCTGCGCAGGATTACCGAGCAGCACGGCGCCCTGCTCATCATCGACGAGGTCATGACCGGCTTCCGCGTCACCCTCGGCGGCGCCCAGCGCCTCTACAACGTCCGGCCGGACCTCACCACGCTGGGCAAGATCATCGGCGGCGGCCTGCCCTGCGGAGCCTTCGGGGGGCGCGCCGACGTGATGAACTGCCTCGCCCCGCTCGGCCCCGTCTACCAGGCCGGAACCCTCAGCGGAAACCCTCTCGCCATGGCCGCCGGAATCGCCACGCTCGAGCACCTCATCGCCAACGAGCAGACCGTCTACCCCCAGCTCGACCGCACCACCCAGGCCATCGCTCAGGGAGTCGCCACGATCGCGAAGGAAAAAGGGGTTACGCTGACCACCAACCAGGTTGGCTCCATGTTCACCTGGTTCTTTACAGACAAGCCCGTCACCGACTTCGCCAGCGCCTCCGCCTCCGACACGGTGCGCTTCGGCCAGTTCCACCGGGCCATGCTCGACGCAGGCGTCTGGCTACCGCCCAGCCAGTTCGAGGCCGCCTTCGTCTCCACCGCGCACAGCCAGCAGGATGTCGATTTCGTCCTCGAAGCAGCACGAAAAGCGCTCAGCTAA
- a CDS encoding S1C family serine protease yields the protein MRKLRPVLLVVLLLSGFYYVTTHSSSTGRLFPWLHSSSNADAASETPISGPMGSFHLTEAAAQPAFDSEEQQNIAVYKKALPSVVNITSTEVAFDFFYGPVPQQGQGSGFILTKEGLILTNNHVIGNAQRLEVMLSNKHKYRAKVLAVDKNHDLALIKIDAPDLTPVTLSNSRNLVVGQRVYAIGNPFGLNGTMTRGIISAIRSIRGPQGNPIEDAIQTDAAVNPGNSGGPLLNSHGEVIGITTLIASNGADQSSGIGFAIPINTARAMLDDYAKYGYIRRPTLDIITLPIGPDIAEQIGLPADYGILIERVLPGGAADKAGLHGGTQRAYQGNIPVMLGGDLIVAMDGQEITSPQDLSAAMNSHRAGDTVTVTIYRGRKRMDVKVTLGDARDQQDMRGAQST from the coding sequence ATGAGAAAACTACGCCCCGTCCTGCTTGTAGTACTTCTTCTCTCCGGCTTCTATTACGTGACGACGCACTCGTCGTCCACCGGGAGACTCTTCCCCTGGCTCCACTCCAGCTCCAACGCGGATGCCGCCAGCGAAACGCCGATCAGCGGTCCGATGGGCAGCTTCCACCTCACCGAGGCGGCGGCACAGCCCGCCTTCGATTCGGAAGAGCAGCAGAATATTGCCGTCTACAAGAAGGCCCTCCCCTCCGTCGTCAACATCACCTCGACCGAGGTCGCCTTCGACTTCTTCTACGGTCCGGTTCCCCAGCAGGGACAGGGTTCGGGGTTCATCCTCACCAAAGAGGGGCTGATCCTCACCAACAATCACGTCATCGGGAACGCGCAGCGGCTCGAGGTGATGCTCTCCAACAAGCACAAGTACCGGGCCAAGGTGCTTGCGGTCGACAAGAACCACGACCTCGCGCTGATCAAGATCGATGCTCCCGACCTGACGCCTGTCACGCTGTCAAACTCCCGCAACCTGGTGGTCGGCCAGCGCGTCTATGCGATCGGCAATCCCTTCGGCCTGAACGGAACCATGACGCGCGGCATCATCTCGGCAATCCGCTCCATCCGCGGTCCACAGGGCAATCCCATCGAAGACGCCATCCAGACTGACGCGGCCGTTAACCCCGGCAACTCCGGCGGACCGCTGCTCAACTCGCACGGCGAGGTCATCGGCATCACCACGTTGATCGCCTCGAACGGCGCCGACCAGAGCTCCGGCATCGGCTTCGCCATTCCCATCAACACGGCCCGCGCCATGCTCGACGACTACGCCAAGTACGGCTATATCCGCCGGCCTACGCTCGACATCATCACGCTGCCCATCGGTCCCGACATCGCCGAGCAGATCGGCCTTCCCGCCGACTACGGCATCCTCATTGAGCGCGTCCTTCCCGGCGGCGCCGCCGACAAAGCCGGCCTGCACGGCGGAACCCAGCGCGCCTACCAGGGCAACATCCCCGTCATGCTCGGCGGGGACCTGATCGTCGCCATGGACGGGCAGGAGATTACCAGCCCGCAGGACCTCTCCGCCGCGATGAACTCGCATCGCGCCGGCGATACCGTCACCGTCACCATCTACCGCGGCCGCAAACGCATGGATGTGAAGGTGACCCTTGGCGACGCCCGCGATCAGCAGGATATGCGCGGGGCCCAGAGCACCTAG
- the purM gene encoding phosphoribosylformylglycinamidine cyclo-ligase — MSYADAGVDISAADKSKHRIKMLARKTFNKQVLSEIGGFGGLFALDLEKFPNPVLVSSADGVGTKLKVAFELGIHHTVGQDLVNHCVNDIAVQGATPLFFLDYLATGKLENSVVETVVQGISEACRANGCALIGGETAQMPGFYGDGEYDLAGTIIGAVSREKIVTGDGIQVGDILLGLPSNGLHTNGYSLARKLLFEVAKYGPDQYVNELKDKTGAALMKIHRSYLAIIKKLVAGEVVAGMAHITGGGITENLPRILPKGMGAQVDLATWQVPPLFEHLQKLGNVDQDEMLRTFNMGIGLIVVVPAEKVKKAKAILNRANERHCIIGRIVRGERKVSYN, encoded by the coding sequence ATCAGCTATGCGGACGCCGGGGTGGACATTTCGGCTGCGGACAAGTCGAAGCACCGCATCAAGATGTTGGCCCGCAAGACCTTCAACAAGCAGGTACTGAGCGAGATCGGCGGCTTCGGCGGCCTGTTTGCTCTGGATCTGGAAAAATTTCCGAATCCCGTGCTGGTTTCTTCAGCCGATGGTGTGGGAACCAAGCTGAAGGTGGCCTTTGAGCTGGGGATTCACCATACGGTGGGGCAGGACCTGGTGAATCACTGCGTCAACGACATCGCGGTGCAGGGCGCGACACCACTGTTCTTCCTGGATTATCTGGCAACAGGCAAGCTGGAAAACTCGGTGGTGGAGACGGTCGTTCAGGGGATCTCCGAAGCCTGTCGCGCGAATGGATGCGCACTGATCGGTGGAGAGACGGCGCAGATGCCGGGGTTCTATGGCGACGGCGAGTATGACCTGGCGGGCACGATCATCGGCGCTGTCAGCCGCGAAAAGATTGTTACCGGCGACGGGATCCAGGTGGGCGATATTCTGCTGGGTCTGCCATCGAACGGGCTGCACACCAACGGCTATTCGCTGGCCCGCAAGCTGCTGTTCGAAGTGGCAAAGTATGGTCCGGACCAGTATGTGAACGAGCTGAAGGACAAGACCGGGGCGGCGCTGATGAAGATTCATCGCAGCTATCTGGCGATTATCAAAAAGCTGGTTGCGGGTGAGGTAGTGGCCGGGATGGCTCACATCACCGGCGGCGGCATTACGGAGAACCTTCCGCGCATTCTGCCGAAGGGCATGGGAGCGCAGGTGGATCTTGCGACCTGGCAGGTTCCACCGCTGTTCGAGCACCTGCAGAAGCTGGGCAACGTGGATCAGGATGAGATGCTGCGGACGTTCAATATGGGCATCGGGTTGATCGTGGTGGTTCCGGCGGAGAAGGTGAAGAAGGCCAAGGCGATTCTGAACCGCGCCAATGAACGGCACTGCATTATCGGACGGATCGTTCGGGGCGAGCGCAAGGTCAGCTACAACTGA
- a CDS encoding ferritin-like domain-containing protein has product MSTFEEILERRRVSRRRFLNVAGAGAGAAAVMTLAEGCGGSGGQSSGTTTNPPPPPPTTPVTPTLTDTDVLNFALNLEYLTAEFYLRAVTGSGLSSDDAGSSAGAVTGGTQVPFDPSTAFLPLAKELANDDQGHVRYLRKMLGTAAISRPAIDFTNTFNAVAVAAGFGPTFNPFADANSFVVGAFLFEDLAVTAYHGAALSLTSKANLAAVAGILGTEAYHAGEIRSLLIQLDVPSITYANQISVWRGKLGGGAETTLSGSAVVAADTNSIGYSRTTDQVLHIMYLSASAGVKSGGFFPSGMNGTIKTAAS; this is encoded by the coding sequence GTGAGCACGTTTGAAGAGATTTTAGAGAGACGAAGGGTCTCGCGCCGCCGCTTTCTGAATGTGGCGGGTGCAGGCGCCGGGGCCGCCGCCGTGATGACGCTGGCGGAGGGCTGCGGCGGCAGCGGAGGCCAATCGTCGGGCACGACAACGAACCCGCCGCCTCCTCCCCCCACGACGCCCGTGACTCCAACGCTGACGGACACCGACGTTCTGAACTTTGCGTTGAATCTTGAGTATCTGACGGCGGAGTTTTATCTGCGCGCGGTGACGGGTTCGGGACTGTCGAGCGACGATGCAGGCTCCTCTGCCGGTGCGGTAACCGGAGGAACGCAGGTACCGTTCGATCCGTCGACGGCGTTCCTGCCGCTTGCCAAGGAGCTTGCCAACGACGATCAGGGCCACGTGCGCTACCTGCGCAAGATGCTGGGAACGGCCGCGATCAGCAGGCCGGCCATCGATTTTACGAACACCTTCAATGCGGTGGCCGTGGCCGCGGGATTCGGACCGACGTTCAATCCCTTCGCCGATGCGAACAGCTTTGTTGTGGGCGCGTTTCTGTTTGAGGACCTGGCTGTGACCGCGTACCACGGCGCCGCCCTGTCGCTGACGAGCAAGGCGAATCTCGCGGCTGTCGCGGGAATTCTGGGCACGGAGGCTTACCATGCTGGCGAAATACGGTCGCTGCTGATCCAGTTGGATGTTCCTTCGATCACGTATGCGAACCAGATCTCCGTATGGCGGGGCAAGCTGGGCGGCGGTGCGGAGACGACGCTTTCCGGCAGCGCGGTGGTGGCTGCCGACACCAACTCGATCGGGTACAGCCGGACGACCGACCAGGTTCTGCACATCATGTACCTGAGCGCGAGCGCGGGGGTGAAGAGCGGCGGCTTCTTTCCCAGTGGCATGAACGGAACGATTAAAACAGCAGCGAGCTAG
- a CDS encoding thiol-disulfide oxidoreductase DCC family protein → MLRRANRRSFDLALRASGRMTPKWGSGHGTVMTAEGTGDDDWRKREVMMTAEQRAELKGRVVLLYDGHCGLCNRVVRFCATRDPARKMRYVPLQSEVGRELLARYGETPDSLESAAIFLHAMTREERFFHHSDAVAWALRQLKAPWNWVGRLVGWMPRFLREAVYAFVGRVRYAVFGRYPVCPLPSAEMRSRFVGLTDAGCVRT, encoded by the coding sequence TTGCTTCGACGGGCAAACCGCAGATCCTTCGACCTCGCCCTTCGGGCTTCGGGCAGGATGACACCAAAATGGGGATCGGGGCATGGGACGGTGATGACTGCAGAAGGTACGGGTGATGATGACTGGCGGAAGAGAGAGGTGATGATGACTGCAGAGCAGAGAGCGGAGCTGAAGGGTCGGGTGGTACTGCTGTATGACGGACACTGTGGGCTTTGCAACCGGGTGGTGCGGTTCTGCGCCACGCGCGATCCGGCACGAAAGATGCGGTACGTTCCGCTGCAGTCGGAGGTGGGGCGCGAGCTGCTGGCGCGGTATGGAGAGACGCCGGATTCGCTGGAGTCGGCGGCTATCTTTCTGCATGCGATGACGCGCGAGGAGCGTTTCTTTCATCATTCGGACGCCGTCGCCTGGGCGCTCCGACAGCTGAAGGCCCCGTGGAATTGGGTTGGGAGGCTGGTCGGATGGATGCCTCGATTCCTTCGGGAGGCGGTTTATGCATTCGTGGGGAGGGTGCGGTATGCCGTATTTGGACGATATCCGGTATGTCCCCTGCCTTCGGCGGAGATGAGATCACGCTTTGTCGGACTGACGGACGCCGGGTGCGTGCGGACGTAG
- the msrB gene encoding peptide-methionine (R)-S-oxide reductase MsrB — MFDSERILDQQQKHTTRRLFLIGGAATTAYIALSRLSHSHVEASENVHGTPGEVTIVDFKDDGTRLGKETVPKILKSDRAWLDQLGKNSFQIARQADTEMPFTGVSWREHRHGIFRCLCCDTALFSSQTKFNSGTGWPSFYQPIAKENVAEREDVSLGMARTEVRCVRCEAHLGHVFNDGPEPTGLRYCMNSASMRFIPA, encoded by the coding sequence ATGTTCGATTCCGAACGAATCCTCGACCAGCAGCAAAAACACACCACCCGCCGCCTCTTCCTCATCGGAGGGGCCGCTACCACCGCGTACATCGCTCTCTCTCGACTGAGTCACTCCCACGTCGAAGCCAGTGAGAACGTGCACGGCACCCCCGGCGAGGTCACCATCGTCGACTTCAAAGACGACGGCACCCGCCTCGGCAAAGAGACCGTCCCCAAGATCCTCAAATCCGACCGCGCCTGGCTCGACCAGCTCGGCAAAAACTCCTTCCAGATCGCCCGTCAGGCCGACACCGAGATGCCCTTTACCGGCGTTAGCTGGCGCGAGCACCGCCACGGAATCTTTCGCTGCCTCTGTTGCGACACCGCACTCTTCAGCTCGCAGACCAAGTTCAACTCCGGAACCGGCTGGCCCAGTTTCTACCAGCCCATCGCCAAAGAGAACGTCGCGGAGCGCGAAGACGTCTCGCTCGGCATGGCCCGCACCGAGGTGCGATGTGTACGTTGCGAAGCGCACCTCGGACACGTCTTCAACGACGGCCCTGAGCCCACAGGCCTGCGCTACTGCATGAACTCCGCCTCCATGCGCTTCATCCCGGCCTGA
- the purN gene encoding phosphoribosylglycinamide formyltransferase, whose product MRRLGILLSGRGSNFLAIHRAIADGRIPDAEIAVVISNKTEAKGLEAARSLGLPALAIPQEGKGPAARETHDTKMIAALTDYGVELVCLAGYMRIISPAFVEAFPNRILNIHPSLLPAFPGLDAQQQAFEYGVKVAGCTVHFVDEAVDHGVIVLQKTVPVLDEDTVETLSAKILEQEHIAYPEAIARVLSETHGVVGRRYLPA is encoded by the coding sequence TTGCGTAGACTAGGCATCCTTCTTTCAGGCAGAGGCTCCAACTTTCTTGCGATTCATCGTGCCATCGCCGATGGCCGCATTCCAGATGCGGAGATCGCCGTTGTGATCTCGAATAAGACGGAGGCCAAAGGGCTGGAGGCGGCTCGGTCGCTCGGCCTGCCCGCGCTGGCCATTCCGCAGGAGGGCAAGGGGCCAGCGGCGCGCGAGACCCACGACACGAAGATGATCGCCGCATTGACCGACTATGGTGTCGAACTGGTGTGCCTCGCCGGCTACATGCGCATCATCTCGCCGGCATTCGTCGAGGCGTTCCCGAACCGCATCCTGAACATTCATCCTTCGCTGCTGCCTGCGTTTCCGGGCCTCGATGCGCAGCAGCAGGCGTTTGAGTACGGCGTCAAAGTTGCGGGATGCACAGTTCATTTTGTGGATGAGGCAGTGGATCACGGAGTGATCGTGCTACAGAAGACAGTGCCGGTCCTGGATGAGGACACCGTGGAGACGCTGTCGGCGAAGATCCTCGAGCAGGAACATATCGCCTACCCGGAGGCGATCGCGCGGGTGCTCAGCGAGACGCATGGGGTCGTTGGACGGCGGTATCTTCCGGCGTAA
- a CDS encoding ABC transporter permease translates to MRSLFQDLRYAYRQLRGTPVFALTTIFTLALGIGANAAMFSVIDQVLLRAMPFPRANEVVQMATRNESGGFYPTSLPDIRDWRARSHSFSEIAYFTVQVPALGGTDDPKLVPQVVSSANLFKLLEARPLLGRTFVTTDGSAGHTDVVVLSEGIWRQLYHADRGIVGRAVPVNGIPHTVIGVMPKGFAFPVNTGDNAIWTPLASDEKTMQDRGSAMLNVIGRLRPGVTLDDARREMNSIHEQLRHEYPKDESANPVEVERYAEVVTGSARPAVLALEGAVFAVWLIACANVAGLLLARGNNRRREVAVRVALGAWRARLVRQFLTESLLLALAGGALGLELAVLSLHLLKQYLANAILFGDQIHIDLKVCLFLFLASCVSAVAFGLLPALHASKVSPQDGLRDGAVATGTSRRQTRWRDGLVVGEIALTLTLLLAASLMVRTLISLRHTRTGFVAGEVTTGEIYLPSHTSILMMATPAGDKQASVIDTFYRPLLERVKALPGVQTAGLTTVRPLQGAWDFNMTVELNHHPKFERSAHADAQARATTAEYFTTMGIRLLQGRLFADTDSADTQPVAIVNRTFVRRFLPNENPIGQQVRFNDKGDRQWSTIVGVVDDSPQKTLGQAPLPEIHYNLAQLLPQDDLYPILGNLYMNIALRSPLPSDAIRRELERTVHQLRADAVTQNVKSMQQVVDDSLGNQVLAMRLLGLFALAGLVIAVAGIYGLLAYSVSQRTRELGVRLAVGAQRENILWMVLRHALVLLTIGVGCGALLMAISGKFLTVWLGYRFSGYDVVAMLAVTLLLVVCGMVASYLPARSASRIEPVVALRTE, encoded by the coding sequence ATGCGCTCTTTGTTCCAGGATCTTCGTTACGCGTATCGCCAGCTCCGGGGGACGCCGGTCTTCGCTCTGACCACGATCTTTACCCTCGCTCTGGGTATTGGGGCGAACGCAGCGATGTTTTCGGTCATCGACCAGGTTCTGTTGCGTGCGATGCCATTCCCTCGCGCGAATGAAGTGGTGCAAATGGCGACGCGGAACGAGAGTGGAGGCTTTTATCCCACTTCGCTGCCGGACATTCGCGACTGGCGGGCACGAAGCCATTCCTTCTCGGAGATCGCGTACTTCACGGTGCAGGTTCCTGCACTGGGAGGGACCGATGATCCGAAGCTGGTGCCGCAGGTGGTCTCGAGCGCGAACCTGTTTAAGCTGCTGGAGGCGCGCCCCCTGTTGGGAAGGACGTTTGTGACTACGGATGGATCGGCGGGTCATACGGATGTCGTGGTGCTGTCGGAGGGAATCTGGAGGCAGCTCTACCATGCCGATCGCGGGATTGTCGGGCGGGCAGTTCCAGTGAATGGGATTCCGCATACGGTGATCGGGGTGATGCCGAAGGGATTTGCGTTCCCGGTGAACACGGGAGATAACGCAATCTGGACCCCGCTGGCGAGCGACGAAAAGACGATGCAGGACCGAGGCTCAGCCATGCTGAACGTGATTGGACGGCTGCGGCCGGGAGTAACGCTCGACGACGCACGGCGCGAGATGAATTCCATTCACGAGCAGCTGCGACACGAGTATCCAAAGGACGAGAGTGCGAATCCGGTCGAAGTCGAGCGTTATGCGGAGGTGGTGACAGGCTCGGCTCGTCCGGCAGTGTTGGCGCTGGAGGGCGCTGTCTTCGCGGTCTGGCTGATCGCCTGCGCGAACGTTGCGGGACTTCTGCTGGCACGAGGAAACAACCGGCGGCGCGAGGTGGCCGTGCGTGTGGCGCTGGGAGCGTGGCGTGCACGGCTGGTCCGTCAGTTTCTGACGGAGAGCCTGCTGCTGGCCCTGGCCGGAGGCGCCCTGGGCCTGGAGCTTGCGGTTCTCTCGCTCCATCTTCTGAAACAGTATCTTGCAAACGCCATTCTGTTTGGAGATCAGATCCACATCGACCTGAAGGTATGCCTGTTTCTCTTTCTCGCCTCGTGCGTGTCTGCAGTGGCGTTTGGGCTGCTTCCGGCGCTTCATGCCTCGAAGGTATCTCCGCAGGACGGACTGCGGGATGGCGCCGTTGCAACCGGAACGAGCAGGCGACAGACGCGCTGGCGCGATGGGCTGGTGGTGGGGGAGATTGCCCTGACGCTGACGCTATTGCTGGCGGCCTCCCTGATGGTGAGGACGCTGATCTCGCTGCGGCACACGCGCACCGGGTTTGTTGCGGGAGAGGTGACGACGGGGGAGATCTATCTACCCAGTCATACGTCGATCCTGATGATGGCAACGCCTGCCGGCGATAAACAGGCTTCGGTAATCGATACGTTCTACAGACCTCTGTTGGAGCGCGTGAAAGCGCTACCGGGCGTGCAGACGGCGGGGCTTACGACGGTGCGTCCCCTGCAGGGCGCGTGGGACTTCAACATGACGGTGGAGCTGAATCATCATCCGAAGTTCGAGCGCTCGGCCCATGCCGATGCGCAGGCGCGGGCAACGACAGCGGAATATTTCACGACCATGGGGATTCGGCTGCTGCAGGGGCGTTTGTTCGCAGATACGGATTCGGCGGACACACAGCCGGTTGCCATTGTGAATCGCACGTTTGTGCGGCGTTTTCTGCCGAATGAGAATCCGATCGGCCAGCAGGTGCGGTTCAACGATAAGGGCGATCGGCAGTGGTCGACGATTGTGGGAGTGGTGGATGACAGCCCGCAGAAGACGCTGGGCCAGGCCCCGCTGCCGGAGATCCACTACAACCTTGCGCAGCTGCTGCCACAGGACGATCTGTATCCGATTCTCGGCAATCTTTACATGAATATTGCCCTGCGTTCTCCTCTGCCTTCGGATGCGATTCGGCGCGAGCTGGAGCGCACGGTGCATCAATTACGGGCGGATGCCGTGACGCAGAACGTGAAGAGCATGCAGCAGGTGGTCGATGACTCGCTGGGCAACCAGGTGCTTGCGATGCGGTTGCTGGGCCTGTTTGCGCTGGCTGGGCTGGTGATTGCCGTTGCGGGAATCTATGGGTTACTGGCGTATTCGGTGAGCCAGCGGACGAGGGAGCTGGGGGTGCGGCTGGCGGTGGGAGCGCAGCGGGAGAACATCCTGTGGATGGTGTTGCGGCATGCGCTGGTTCTGCTGACGATTGGAGTGGGGTGTGGAGCGTTGCTGATGGCCATCTCCGGGAAGTTCCTGACGGTCTGGCTGGGATACAGGTTCAGCGGGTACGATGTTGTGGCGATGCTGGCAGTGACGCTTCTGCTGGTGGTTTGCGGGATGGTGGCGAGCTATCTTCCGGCGCGAAGCGCCTCACGGATTGAGCCCGTGGTGGCACTTCGGACGGAGTAG
- a CDS encoding sigma-70 family RNA polymerase sigma factor, giving the protein MTDLQDHPIDLPISTLHQAASSEGEDARESDDLLLRCVREKDADAMTTLFDRYGGMVYSIALRVLHDPGGAEDLLQEIFLLLWKRPESFVSGRGSLGAWLLVVTRNRAIDVLRHRRPTEQVEECRLSSWFNLAAEVEREEAIQKIATALAILPVEQRTALELAYFEGLSQTEIARRTGEPLGTVKTRIRLGLMSLRKACRHEQQGTYRAGGAGSIRDGEPSGRRPGRGALSPAGLHGVQRRAQQRCG; this is encoded by the coding sequence ATGACGGATCTTCAAGATCATCCGATTGACCTGCCTATCAGTACGTTGCATCAAGCGGCTTCTTCCGAAGGGGAAGATGCCAGAGAGAGTGATGACCTGCTATTGCGTTGCGTCCGTGAAAAAGATGCTGACGCAATGACGACGCTGTTCGACCGGTACGGAGGGATGGTCTACTCCATCGCTCTGCGAGTGCTGCACGACCCCGGGGGCGCAGAGGACCTTCTGCAGGAAATCTTTCTTTTGTTGTGGAAGAGACCGGAGAGCTTTGTCTCCGGCAGGGGCTCACTGGGGGCCTGGCTCCTGGTGGTTACAAGGAATCGGGCTATCGACGTCCTGAGACACAGAAGACCGACGGAGCAGGTTGAAGAATGTCGGCTTAGCTCCTGGTTCAACCTGGCTGCGGAGGTGGAGCGGGAGGAGGCGATCCAGAAGATCGCCACGGCCCTGGCGATACTTCCTGTCGAGCAGAGAACGGCATTGGAGCTGGCTTACTTTGAGGGACTGAGCCAGACAGAGATTGCCCGAAGGACCGGGGAGCCGCTGGGAACCGTCAAGACCAGGATCCGGTTGGGACTGATGAGTCTTAGAAAGGCATGCAGGCATGAGCAGCAAGGTACATATCGCGCAGGAGGAGCTGGCTCTATACGCGATGGGGAACCTTCAGGTCGAAGACCGGGACGAGGTGCGCTGTCACCTGCAGGTTTGCACGGGGTGCAGAGAAGAGCTCAGCAACGTTGTGGGTGA
- a CDS encoding ferritin-like domain-containing protein, with the protein MTHEEMRSTMAAVEERRSSRRQALLMGGAALAGLALSSRAFAQATVSDNDLLNFALNLEFLEAQYYTLAATGMTLDQAGISTKAGNGGAGGAVTVKANAQVPFTTPLLKSFAAELAVDEQNHVKFLQSQLGSAAVAQPSIDLLNSFNTIFQKALLGSNFDPFANEANFLIGAYIFEDVGVTAYQGALSLLSNKTSLDKAIGIHNVEAYHAAAIRLRILQGTSTMQVATQAISALRATLSGAATNDDVGVGLIGGALSIVDNDDNGMTFARTTSQVLNIVYAGGPAGTGGCFFPQSMNGTIR; encoded by the coding sequence ATGACCCACGAAGAGATGAGATCGACGATGGCCGCAGTGGAGGAGAGGCGCTCGTCGCGGCGGCAGGCGCTGCTGATGGGTGGCGCGGCGCTGGCGGGGCTGGCGTTGAGCAGCAGGGCCTTTGCGCAGGCGACGGTAAGCGACAACGACCTTCTGAACTTTGCCTTGAACCTGGAGTTTCTGGAGGCGCAGTATTACACGCTGGCGGCGACGGGGATGACGCTGGACCAGGCGGGGATCTCGACGAAAGCGGGAAACGGCGGCGCCGGTGGCGCAGTAACCGTGAAGGCCAATGCACAGGTTCCTTTTACGACGCCGCTGCTGAAGAGCTTTGCGGCGGAGTTGGCCGTGGACGAACAGAACCACGTGAAGTTCCTTCAGTCGCAACTGGGAAGCGCAGCCGTCGCTCAGCCTTCGATCGACCTGTTGAACAGTTTCAATACCATCTTTCAGAAGGCGCTGCTTGGCTCGAACTTCGATCCCTTCGCTAACGAGGCGAACTTCCTTATCGGCGCTTACATCTTTGAAGATGTGGGCGTGACGGCCTATCAGGGAGCGCTGAGCCTGCTGTCGAACAAGACCAGCCTGGACAAGGCGATCGGAATCCATAACGTGGAGGCGTACCACGCGGCGGCGATTCGACTACGCATCCTGCAGGGAACCTCGACGATGCAAGTTGCGACGCAGGCGATCTCGGCTTTGCGCGCCACCCTGAGCGGAGCGGCGACTAATGATGACGTCGGGGTCGGCCTGATTGGAGGAGCGCTGTCGATTGTAGACAACGACGATAACGGAATGACCTTTGCCCGGACGACCTCGCAGGTGCTGAACATCGTCTATGCCGGTGGACCTGCGGGAACGGGAGGCTGCTTCTTTCCTCAGAGCATGAATGGAACGATCAGGTAG